The following proteins are co-located in the Lentibacillus sp. JNUCC-1 genome:
- the pyrR gene encoding bifunctional pyr operon transcriptional regulator/uracil phosphoribosyltransferase PyrR, translating to MRKKTELLDQAAINRALTRIAHEILEKNEGGASIILVGIKTRGAPLAKRLQEKIMQIEGITVPIGELDITLYRDDLEKAVENDEPELKNTWVPVDIASKRVILVDDVLFTGRTVRAAMDAIMDIGRPASIQLGVLIDRGHRELPIRADYVGKNIPTSDQEVIVVHLDETDEKEHVSIFEK from the coding sequence TTGCGAAAAAAAACAGAATTACTTGATCAAGCTGCCATCAACAGAGCTCTAACACGAATTGCACATGAAATTTTGGAAAAAAATGAAGGTGGAGCTTCAATTATTCTTGTGGGAATCAAAACCCGCGGAGCCCCACTAGCCAAACGTCTTCAGGAGAAAATTATGCAAATTGAAGGCATAACCGTTCCCATAGGGGAATTAGATATTACATTATACCGGGATGACCTTGAAAAAGCAGTTGAAAATGACGAGCCAGAACTAAAAAACACTTGGGTCCCTGTGGACATTGCGAGCAAACGTGTAATACTTGTAGATGATGTGTTGTTTACAGGCAGAACAGTAAGGGCGGCAATGGATGCTATTATGGATATTGGTCGGCCAGCCTCGATTCAATTAGGCGTACTGATCGATCGCGGCCATCGTGAACTGCCGATTCGTGCTGATTATGTAGGTAAAAATATTCCAACATCTGATCAGGAAGTGATTGTTGTTCACTTAGATGAAACAGATGAAAAAGAGCATGTGTC
- a CDS encoding RluA family pseudouridine synthase, producing the protein MTILKHIVTNPEAGIRIDKLLVQLNPDYSRSQIQSWIQHGYVHVNQQQIKGNHKCAPGDKLEWEIPVVEEQVFEGEAIPLDVVYEDDWLLVVNKPRGMVVHPSAGHMSGTLVHALLHHTNHLSDENGEHRRGIVHRIDKDTSGLLLVAKDNVTHQDLARQLADKTVNRRYEAIVHGVIEHESGLIEAPIARDPKNRQKMGVVDHGKDATTHFHVLERFPSFTHISAKLETGRTHQIRVHMKYIGYPVAGDPKYGPRKTLQINGQALHAKIIGFTHPHTKEWMQFEAPLPIYFNELLDKLPNMY; encoded by the coding sequence TTGACAATACTTAAACATATCGTAACAAATCCGGAAGCCGGTATACGTATAGATAAATTGCTGGTTCAGCTTAACCCCGACTATTCACGCTCACAAATTCAATCGTGGATTCAACACGGTTATGTACATGTGAATCAGCAGCAGATAAAAGGAAATCATAAATGTGCACCAGGAGATAAACTCGAGTGGGAAATACCTGTTGTTGAAGAACAAGTGTTTGAAGGAGAAGCAATACCGCTTGATGTTGTATATGAAGATGACTGGTTGCTCGTTGTTAATAAACCCCGAGGAATGGTGGTTCACCCGTCTGCAGGGCATATGTCGGGTACCCTGGTACATGCACTCCTTCATCACACAAACCATCTGTCAGACGAGAATGGTGAACATCGCCGGGGTATTGTGCACAGAATTGACAAGGACACAAGCGGACTTTTGCTTGTCGCTAAGGATAATGTGACACACCAGGATTTGGCACGTCAGCTTGCGGATAAAACTGTTAATCGCAGGTATGAGGCTATTGTACATGGCGTTATTGAACATGAATCAGGCCTGATAGAAGCCCCGATTGCCCGGGATCCAAAAAACAGACAAAAAATGGGTGTTGTTGATCACGGCAAAGACGCCACAACTCATTTTCATGTGCTTGAAAGATTTCCTTCTTTCACACATATTTCTGCTAAGCTTGAAACAGGGAGAACACATCAAATCCGGGTTCATATGAAATATATTGGCTATCCTGTAGCAGGCGATCCGAAATACGGTCCGAGAAAAACACTCCAGATCAACGGACAGGCACTACATGCTAAAATCATCGGTTTTACGCATCCTCATACAAAGGAATGGATGCAATTTGAAGCGCCGCTTCCAATCTATTTCAATGAATTACTTGATAAACTGCCTAATATGTATTGA
- the lspA gene encoding signal peptidase II: MIRYYLLAAFIIGVDQLTKWIIVKEMELYEQITVINDFFYITSHRNTGAAWGILEGQMWFFYIVTLIVVVGIIYYLHKYTLDQPLLRIALSLILGGAIGNLIDRVFRKEVVDFFDFLIFNYNYPIFNVADSALVVGVAFVIIATFVEEKKKGQTPS; the protein is encoded by the coding sequence ATGATTAGGTACTATTTACTGGCGGCTTTTATAATCGGAGTTGACCAGCTGACGAAATGGATCATTGTTAAAGAAATGGAACTATATGAGCAAATCACGGTCATTAACGATTTCTTTTATATCACTTCCCATCGAAATACCGGTGCGGCCTGGGGAATTCTTGAAGGACAAATGTGGTTTTTTTATATTGTGACACTCATTGTAGTCGTTGGCATTATTTATTACTTACATAAATACACGCTTGATCAGCCGCTCTTGAGAATAGCGCTCAGCTTAATTCTTGGTGGGGCAATCGGAAATTTAATAGACCGGGTGTTTCGGAAAGAAGTGGTCGATTTCTTTGACTTTTTGATTTTCAATTACAATTATCCTATCTTTAATGTGGCCGATTCAGCCTTGGTTGTAGGTGTTGCTTTTGTAATCATCGCCACATTTGTAGAAGAAAAAAAGAAAGGACAGACCCCATCTTGA
- a CDS encoding DivIVA domain-containing protein produces the protein MTLSPLDIHNKEFTRGFRGYDEDEVNEFLDQVIKDYEMVIREKKDLQEKVDQMNEKLSHFTNIEETLNKSILIAQETAEDLRGNAQKESKLIIKEAEKNADRIINESLNKSRSIEIEVEELKKQAKVFRTRLKMLIEAQMDMIDTDDWDHLFDEDMNEASEPVQAEY, from the coding sequence ATGACATTATCACCCCTGGATATTCATAATAAAGAATTTACAAGAGGTTTTCGTGGTTATGATGAAGATGAAGTCAATGAATTTCTTGATCAGGTCATAAAAGATTATGAAATGGTTATTCGGGAAAAGAAAGATCTACAGGAAAAAGTCGATCAGATGAACGAAAAACTCAGTCATTTCACGAATATAGAAGAAACGCTGAATAAGTCCATTCTGATTGCTCAGGAAACAGCTGAAGACTTAAGAGGCAATGCTCAAAAAGAATCCAAGTTAATCATCAAAGAGGCTGAGAAGAATGCCGACCGGATCATTAACGAATCATTGAACAAATCACGCAGTATTGAGATAGAAGTGGAAGAGTTAAAAAAGCAGGCTAAAGTATTCCGCACGCGTTTGAAAATGCTGATTGAAGCTCAAATGGATATGATCGATACAGATGATTGGGATCATTTATTCGATGAAGATATGAATGAAGCGTCTGAACCGGTACAAGCCGAGTATTAA
- a CDS encoding YlmH family RNA-binding protein — protein MDVYQHFRKDEHPFIDQVLSWREMVERQYQPKLTDFLDPREQDIVRTLAGSENDDLNLELFGGSEYAEQKRAIIAPYYETISEENFDIVLMETSFPEQFVSISHRDVLGAFLSLGIKRQKLGDIIVGEGVFQMILAREIADYTMVHLDKVKHASIQLQEKPLKNLLDKKSNWIEKQHIAASLRLDVILRDIYHLSRNKAVQYIKSGYVKVNFKRVDDVAFQLREGDLLSVRGKGEVNYCPSTVKQEKGI, from the coding sequence ATGGATGTGTATCAACATTTCCGTAAGGACGAACATCCTTTTATCGATCAGGTTTTATCATGGCGGGAAATGGTAGAGCGTCAGTATCAGCCCAAACTGACTGACTTTTTAGATCCAAGAGAACAAGATATTGTAAGAACACTAGCGGGTTCAGAGAATGATGATCTTAACCTTGAGCTTTTTGGAGGCAGTGAATATGCTGAGCAAAAGAGAGCAATCATTGCCCCTTACTATGAAACCATTTCAGAAGAAAACTTTGATATCGTGTTAATGGAGACATCTTTCCCTGAGCAGTTTGTTTCCATATCACACAGGGACGTGCTGGGCGCATTTTTGTCACTGGGGATCAAACGACAAAAACTTGGAGATATTATTGTCGGAGAAGGTGTCTTTCAAATGATCCTAGCTCGAGAGATTGCAGACTATACAATGGTTCATTTGGATAAGGTCAAACATGCTTCAATTCAGCTTCAGGAAAAGCCGCTTAAGAATTTACTCGATAAAAAATCAAACTGGATTGAGAAGCAACATATTGCTGCTTCACTTCGTCTGGACGTTATTTTAAGGGATATTTATCATTTATCACGCAATAAAGCGGTTCAATATATAAAAAGCGGATATGTGAAAGTGAATTTCAAACGCGTTGATGATGTTGCGTTTCAATTGCGGGAAGGGGATTTGTTGTCCGTCCGCGGTAAGGGAGAAGTAAATTACTGTCCGTCAACGGTGAAACAAGAAAAGGGAATCTGA
- a CDS encoding YggT family protein produces the protein MGLISSLFQLVYFALYIYSFAIIIYVFMSWFPGARESSFGTFLAKICEPYMEIFRKFIPPLGMIDISPIVAIFVLILAREGIMSLQFMLFVVI, from the coding sequence ATGGGTTTGATCAGTTCATTATTTCAATTGGTATACTTTGCGTTGTACATTTACAGTTTCGCAATTATCATTTATGTATTTATGTCATGGTTCCCCGGGGCACGGGAATCATCGTTCGGTACTTTTTTGGCCAAGATATGTGAGCCTTACATGGAGATATTCAGAAAGTTTATTCCGCCGCTTGGGATGATTGATATTTCACCAATCGTAGCCATTTTTGTACTGATTCTGGCTAGAGAAGGTATTATGAGTCTGCAATTCATGTTGTTTGTCGTGATATAA
- a CDS encoding cell division protein SepF has product MGFKNKFKDLFTLDDEYEYVESDERVPEYDSQEGSNKGNVVNLKSMQQPSSKVVLCEPRTYNEVQEIADHVVNRRAVVVNLQRVDQKEGRRIVDFLSGTVYALEGEMQKLGRETFLCTPDNITVSGAISESIAENDDFIKGWS; this is encoded by the coding sequence TTGGGTTTCAAGAATAAATTTAAAGATTTATTCACCCTGGATGACGAGTATGAGTACGTAGAATCAGATGAAAGAGTGCCGGAGTATGATTCACAGGAAGGCAGTAATAAAGGCAATGTGGTAAACCTGAAAAGCATGCAGCAGCCCTCGTCCAAAGTTGTGTTGTGCGAACCGCGAACATATAATGAAGTACAGGAAATTGCTGACCATGTTGTCAACAGACGTGCGGTTGTGGTAAATTTGCAGCGTGTTGACCAGAAAGAGGGGCGGCGCATTGTCGACTTTTTAAGCGGTACGGTTTATGCTTTAGAGGGTGAAATGCAAAAACTCGGCAGGGAAACGTTTCTCTGCACACCTGACAACATTACTGTATCGGGAGCTATTTCAGAATCAATAGCCGAAAATGATGACTTTATAAAAGGATGGTCGTAG
- a CDS encoding YggS family pyridoxal phosphate-dependent enzyme has protein sequence MTGEDVDLLSVAHNLNNIQQKISQACQTGGRDPEDVTVIGVTKYASTERTIEAVEAGITNIGENRLEGLTEKYNAIEHEVNWHFIGNLQSRKARDVVGKVAAIHSLDRRSLAKEINKRADKPVDCFVQVNVSGESTKQGLPPEETSHFIEQLADYEKIRVVGLMTMAPHIKDEDLLRQYFRTLAELKVQIENEQWDHAPCHYLSMGMSNDYEIAIEEGATHIRIGTELVGPPENNESR, from the coding sequence TTGACAGGGGAAGATGTCGACTTGTTAAGTGTTGCACATAATTTAAACAATATACAGCAAAAAATTTCACAAGCATGTCAGACTGGCGGACGCGATCCTGAGGATGTGACAGTCATAGGTGTGACAAAGTATGCTTCGACTGAACGGACCATAGAAGCCGTTGAAGCTGGCATAACAAATATCGGTGAGAATCGACTTGAAGGGCTAACTGAAAAATATAACGCTATTGAACACGAAGTTAATTGGCATTTCATAGGTAATCTTCAATCACGGAAGGCTCGTGACGTCGTAGGAAAGGTTGCTGCCATTCACTCGTTGGACAGGCGATCGCTGGCAAAAGAGATTAATAAACGTGCCGACAAACCTGTTGATTGTTTTGTGCAAGTGAACGTCAGCGGAGAATCTACAAAGCAGGGGCTGCCGCCTGAAGAAACAAGCCACTTTATTGAGCAACTGGCGGATTATGAAAAGATCCGAGTGGTTGGATTGATGACCATGGCACCCCACATTAAAGATGAAGATCTGTTGCGACAATATTTTCGTACACTGGCTGAGTTGAAAGTACAAATTGAGAATGAACAATGGGATCACGCACCGTGTCATTATCTATCTATGGGGATGAGTAATGACTACGAGATTGCCATTGAAGAGGGTGCCACACATATCAGGATCGGAACAGAACTGGTAGGGCCACCAGAAAACAACGAAAGCAGGTGA
- the pgeF gene encoding peptidoglycan editing factor PgeF, which produces MTDCFEHHSGHLLRITKWQEIDTSLKAGFTSRQNGFGHPPYDTFNLGLHVGDEDDRVLKNRRLLGEELGFSLDRWVVGEQVHDSLIKTVTADDKGKGAAELQTALQGVDGLITDVSGIMLAAFYADCVPLYFFDPVDHRIGIAHAGWKGTVQEIAGRMITRFVKNGSVLRNIKVTIGPSISRQAYEVDETVLKQIPSKWHETTVQKTKKGHGLLDLKQLNVEILLKYGVLRHNIDVTEYCTFRDDQLFFSHRRAEGPTGRMLGYIGYSV; this is translated from the coding sequence ATGACGGATTGTTTTGAACATCATTCTGGTCATTTATTAAGAATAACAAAGTGGCAGGAGATAGACACATCCTTAAAAGCTGGATTCACATCGAGACAAAACGGGTTTGGACATCCCCCATATGATACATTCAATCTTGGTCTCCATGTCGGTGATGAAGATGACCGTGTTCTAAAAAACCGACGTTTGCTTGGGGAGGAGCTCGGCTTCTCTCTTGACAGATGGGTGGTGGGGGAGCAGGTACATGACAGTCTCATCAAGACGGTCACAGCGGACGATAAAGGAAAAGGAGCTGCTGAGCTTCAAACAGCCCTGCAAGGTGTTGATGGTTTGATAACAGATGTGTCAGGTATCATGCTCGCAGCATTTTATGCAGATTGTGTACCGCTTTATTTTTTCGATCCTGTCGATCACCGGATTGGCATTGCACATGCAGGCTGGAAGGGAACCGTTCAGGAAATCGCCGGCCGCATGATTACAAGGTTTGTTAAAAACGGTTCGGTTCTCCGTAATATAAAAGTCACCATTGGTCCGTCGATTTCACGACAAGCTTACGAAGTAGATGAGACTGTGCTTAAACAAATCCCTTCAAAATGGCATGAAACAACTGTTCAAAAGACAAAAAAAGGACATGGGTTATTGGATTTAAAGCAATTAAATGTGGAAATCCTTTTAAAGTACGGCGTTTTACGTCATAATATAGATGTGACCGAATACTGCACATTTCGCGATGATCAACTCTTTTTTTCGCATAGAAGAGCAGAAGGACCTACGGGGCGAATGCTCGGTTACATCGGATATTCGGTTTAA
- a CDS encoding YlmC/YmxH family sporulation protein, giving the protein MVLLSELQIKEVIIVENGSRLGHISDLEIDERTGRITAIILYDKKGGMFGKADELIIPWKHIVTIGTDVILVHNRDDPDLYPNQLLLE; this is encoded by the coding sequence ATGGTTTTATTATCAGAGTTGCAGATTAAAGAAGTTATTATTGTTGAAAACGGCAGTCGGCTCGGCCATATCTCGGACTTGGAAATTGATGAGAGAACAGGACGAATTACGGCCATTATTTTGTACGACAAAAAAGGTGGTATGTTTGGCAAAGCGGATGAATTGATTATTCCTTGGAAACATATTGTGACCATTGGAACAGATGTGATCCTTGTGCATAACAGAGATGATCCCGATCTTTACCCTAATCAGCTGTTACTTGAATAA
- the sigG gene encoding RNA polymerase sporulation sigma factor SigG — protein MSRHKVVICGVDTSKLPVLKNDEMRKLFVKMQNGDLSAREELVNGNLRLVLSVIQRFNNRGEYVDDLFQVGCIGLMKSIDNFDLGHNVRFSTYAVPMIIGEIRRYLRDNNPIRVSRSLRDTAYKALQVREKLIGKTSKEPTAMEIAEEMGISHAEIVFALDAIQDPVSLHEPIYNDGGDPIYVMDQLGDEKEKDSSWVDKLSLKEGMLRLNDREKMILSKRFFQGKTQMEVADEIGISQAQVSRLEKAAIEQMNKEMFE, from the coding sequence ATGTCGAGACATAAGGTTGTAATATGTGGTGTGGATACATCCAAATTACCTGTACTTAAAAATGATGAAATGAGAAAGCTTTTTGTAAAAATGCAGAACGGGGACCTCTCAGCAAGAGAGGAATTGGTTAACGGTAATTTAAGACTTGTTTTAAGTGTGATTCAGCGTTTTAATAATCGGGGCGAGTATGTAGATGATCTGTTTCAGGTTGGATGTATTGGGCTCATGAAATCCATTGATAACTTCGACTTAGGACATAATGTAAGATTTTCAACTTATGCGGTACCGATGATCATCGGTGAAATTAGACGGTATTTAAGAGACAATAATCCAATCAGAGTATCAAGATCATTAAGAGATACTGCGTACAAAGCACTGCAGGTAAGGGAGAAGTTAATCGGAAAAACTTCCAAAGAACCAACTGCGATGGAGATTGCGGAAGAGATGGGAATATCGCATGCGGAAATTGTATTTGCCCTGGATGCAATTCAAGATCCGGTTTCATTGCACGAGCCTATCTATAATGACGGCGGAGACCCGATTTATGTAATGGACCAATTAGGTGATGAAAAAGAGAAAGATTCCAGTTGGGTAGATAAACTTTCACTTAAAGAAGGAATGCTTCGGTTGAATGACCGGGAAAAAATGATCTTAAGCAAACGGTTTTTTCAAGGGAAAACACAAATGGAGGTCGCTGACGAAATTGGTATATCGCAAGCTCAAGTATCACGTCTTGAGAAGGCAGCTATAGAACAAATGAATAAAGAAATGTTTGAATAG
- the sigE gene encoding RNA polymerase sporulation sigma factor SigE, translating into MKQLKLRLRLWWYKLLIKFGFKPKEIYYIGGREALPPPLSKEEEQTLLIQLPKGDETARSMLIEHNLRLVVYIARKFENTGINIEDLISIGTIGLIKAVNTFDPEKKIKLATYASRCIENEILMYLRRNNKTKSEVSFDEPLNIDWDGNELLLSDVLGTEEDITTRELDINVDKDLLKQSLSTLSDREKQIMELRFGLIGEEEQTQKAVADMLGISQSYISRLEKKIISRLQKEFNKMV; encoded by the coding sequence TTGAAACAGTTAAAGCTGCGTTTGCGTTTATGGTGGTATAAGCTGCTTATTAAATTTGGGTTTAAACCCAAAGAAATTTATTATATCGGCGGCAGGGAAGCTCTTCCACCCCCATTATCGAAAGAGGAAGAACAAACATTACTCATTCAATTGCCAAAGGGAGACGAAACCGCACGGTCAATGCTGATAGAGCATAATTTGCGTCTGGTTGTCTACATTGCAAGAAAATTTGAGAATACCGGCATCAATATAGAAGACCTGATCAGCATTGGAACCATAGGGCTGATTAAAGCTGTTAACACATTTGATCCAGAAAAGAAAATCAAACTTGCAACATACGCTTCTCGTTGTATAGAAAATGAGATTTTAATGTATTTGCGTCGTAATAACAAAACAAAATCTGAAGTGTCATTTGATGAACCACTTAACATCGATTGGGATGGAAATGAACTGTTGCTTTCAGATGTGCTTGGTACAGAGGAGGATATCACCACACGCGAATTGGACATTAACGTTGATAAGGATTTATTAAAACAATCCTTATCTACATTGTCTGATCGAGAAAAGCAAATAATGGAGCTGAGGTTTGGGCTGATTGGTGAAGAAGAACAAACACAAAAAGCTGTCGCCGATATGCTGGGGATCTCCCAATCGTATATATCGAGGCTTGAAAAGAAGATTATTTCTAGACTTCAAAAAGAATTTAATAAAATGGTCTAA
- the spoIIGA gene encoding sigma-E processing peptidase SpoIIGA, giving the protein MTIYLDAVWLLNFLLDWMLLMLTQTLARDATGRIRVMAGAGVASMLVPITLFFPGSFIATSFGKLIYSVCIVLVAFKYKNIYQTIKKLVLFYFTTFATGGGLVALHFLLKSPIGLSPNGVLTLSEGFGTPISWVFVVLGFPLVWLFTKQRMDRHASEKIRYDQLVPVTVEFRGKQFSTSGYIDSGNQLYDPLTKQPVIICDETFLRKWFTEAEWEMLKQLAKTLDFDAVPIDLKEKLNVIPYQGVEGRSAFLIAVKPDELLVYYHDQILRTKKVFIGIQFADLAHDESYHCLLHPQIIQLATVHSA; this is encoded by the coding sequence GTGACCATTTATCTGGATGCCGTTTGGCTGCTGAATTTTTTGTTAGACTGGATGCTGCTCATGTTGACGCAAACTCTGGCAAGAGATGCTACCGGCAGAATCAGAGTGATGGCAGGTGCTGGTGTAGCTTCCATGCTTGTCCCAATAACCTTATTCTTCCCGGGATCTTTTATTGCCACTTCATTTGGCAAGCTGATTTATTCTGTATGTATTGTTCTGGTTGCTTTCAAATACAAGAACATATATCAGACAATCAAAAAACTTGTTTTGTTTTACTTTACAACATTTGCCACTGGGGGTGGTTTGGTTGCCCTGCATTTTCTATTAAAAAGTCCAATTGGTCTCTCGCCAAACGGAGTTTTAACTTTATCCGAAGGGTTTGGGACACCGATCAGCTGGGTGTTTGTAGTTCTCGGATTTCCTCTTGTATGGCTCTTTACTAAACAGAGAATGGACAGGCATGCAAGTGAAAAAATCCGCTATGATCAGCTTGTCCCCGTTACGGTGGAATTTCGTGGCAAACAGTTCTCTACTTCAGGTTATATTGATAGCGGCAATCAGCTGTATGACCCTCTTACAAAGCAGCCGGTCATTATTTGTGATGAAACTTTTCTGCGGAAATGGTTTACAGAAGCCGAGTGGGAGATGTTAAAACAACTTGCTAAAACGCTTGATTTTGATGCAGTTCCAATCGATTTGAAGGAGAAATTGAATGTCATTCCTTATCAAGGGGTTGAAGGCAGAAGTGCGTTCTTAATTGCTGTTAAACCTGATGAATTGCTGGTTTATTATCACGATCAGATTTTACGCACCAAAAAGGTCTTTATTGGTATTCAGTTTGCTGACCTCGCCCATGATGAAAGCTATCATTGTCTATTACATCCGCAAATTATTCAACTGGCGACTGTACATTCAGCATAA
- the ftsZ gene encoding cell division protein FtsZ, translated as MLEFETNTDQLATIKVIGVGGGGSNAVNRMIEHGVEGVDFIAVNTDSQALNLSKAEVKLQVGDKLTRGLGAGANPEVGKKAAEESREQIEDTLQGADMVFVTAGMGGGTGTGAAPVIAEIAKEQGALTVGVVTRPFTFEGRRRSTQAVSGIESLKSSVDTLIVIPNDRLLEIVDKNTPMLEAFREADNVLRQGVQGISDLIAKPGLINVDFADVKTIMFDKGSALMGIGIATGETRATEAAKKAISSPLLETSIDGAHGILMNITGGTNLSLFEVQEAADLVTSAADEEVNVIFGSVINENLKDEIIVTVIATGFDESKKSAPQPKQRTMPNQQYQQHQQHQQHAATTESTERHSSSQQNTGHDEETLDIPTFLRNRNRSR; from the coding sequence ATGTTGGAGTTTGAAACAAATACAGATCAATTGGCGACGATAAAAGTAATTGGAGTTGGTGGCGGCGGAAGCAATGCTGTTAACCGTATGATCGAACACGGTGTGGAAGGTGTTGATTTTATTGCTGTCAACACAGATTCCCAAGCCCTGAATCTATCAAAAGCAGAAGTGAAACTGCAGGTGGGCGATAAGCTGACACGCGGTTTAGGCGCAGGGGCGAATCCTGAAGTAGGCAAAAAAGCAGCGGAGGAAAGCCGTGAACAGATAGAAGACACTTTGCAAGGTGCAGATATGGTTTTTGTCACTGCCGGTATGGGCGGTGGCACTGGAACTGGAGCTGCTCCTGTCATTGCCGAAATTGCAAAGGAGCAAGGCGCACTCACAGTAGGTGTGGTGACCCGCCCCTTTACTTTTGAGGGACGCAGACGCTCCACACAAGCTGTTTCAGGAATTGAATCATTAAAAAGCAGTGTTGATACGCTGATTGTTATTCCGAACGATCGTCTGCTCGAGATCGTTGATAAAAACACCCCGATGCTGGAAGCGTTCCGTGAAGCGGATAACGTGCTGCGTCAAGGTGTTCAGGGCATTTCAGATTTAATTGCTAAACCGGGCTTAATAAACGTCGATTTTGCGGATGTTAAAACCATTATGTTTGATAAAGGTTCAGCACTAATGGGTATTGGAATTGCAACAGGAGAAACACGTGCCACAGAAGCTGCAAAAAAGGCTATTTCTTCACCACTTTTAGAAACATCTATCGACGGTGCTCACGGCATATTGATGAATATCACTGGTGGCACAAATCTAAGTCTATTTGAAGTACAAGAGGCAGCAGATCTGGTTACATCTGCAGCAGACGAAGAGGTTAACGTGATCTTTGGTTCAGTAATTAATGAAAACCTGAAAGATGAAATTATTGTCACTGTGATCGCTACAGGGTTTGACGAATCCAAGAAGTCTGCACCCCAACCAAAACAAAGAACAATGCCAAATCAGCAGTACCAGCAGCATCAGCAACACCAGCAGCACGCAGCGACAACTGAGAGCACTGAAAGGCATTCATCTTCTCAACAAAATACAGGGCATGATGAGGAAACACTTGATATTCCAACCTTCCTCAGAAACCGGAATCGTTCCCGGTAA
- a CDS encoding cell division protein FtsQ/DivIB has product MGKNIVSIEDRIPKLKEARKKKANRRLITYLTIFFVLISIVIYLQTPLSHVKTITVKGNEQLEQEAIVQLSGVTTDMNMWSIDPKDVAQSIEKNAEIKSAQVDRKLPSTVAIQVHEFNRVGYMPEQSNYVPVLESGTILKEQAITRPGGDAPLLLGFNDPKILLEMAQELKALPSNIRDLISEIHWKPTEGNTTKLRLYMTDGFVVDGTIRNFSERMQVYPSIVAQLDPDAKGIVHIGVGAYFESFDQAPQEMEEEAETGE; this is encoded by the coding sequence ATGGGGAAAAATATTGTTTCAATTGAAGATCGCATACCTAAATTAAAAGAAGCACGAAAAAAGAAAGCCAACAGACGACTTATTACATATTTGACAATCTTTTTTGTGCTGATCTCAATCGTTATATATCTACAAACACCGCTTAGCCATGTTAAAACAATAACCGTTAAGGGCAATGAACAACTGGAGCAAGAAGCCATTGTTCAACTCAGTGGTGTTACTACGGATATGAATATGTGGTCGATTGATCCGAAAGACGTGGCTCAATCTATTGAAAAAAATGCAGAAATAAAATCCGCTCAAGTCGACCGTAAACTTCCCTCAACTGTTGCTATACAAGTTCATGAATTTAATCGTGTCGGGTATATGCCGGAGCAATCTAATTATGTTCCTGTTCTTGAGTCAGGAACCATTCTTAAAGAGCAAGCTATTACACGACCGGGAGGAGATGCACCACTTCTTTTAGGATTTAATGATCCCAAGATTTTGCTGGAAATGGCTCAAGAACTTAAGGCGCTTCCTTCAAATATTCGTGATTTGATTTCGGAAATCCATTGGAAACCCACAGAAGGGAATACTACTAAGCTTCGTCTCTATATGACGGATGGTTTTGTTGTAGATGGCACCATTCGTAATTTCTCAGAACGAATGCAAGTTTATCCTTCTATTGTCGCTCAACTTGATCCGGATGCAAAAGGAATTGTACACATAGGTGTCGGTGCTTATTTTGAAAGTTTCGACCAAGCTCCTCAAGAAATGGAAGAGGAGGCAGAAACTGGTGAATAA